A window of Candidatus Dadabacteria bacterium contains these coding sequences:
- a CDS encoding methionine adenosyltransferase produces MSPKNFIFTSESVTEGHPDKIADQVSDAILDAMIKKDSDSRVACETLITTGLVVISAEITTEAQVNIQKVVRDTIKEIGYTDSEMGFDANTCSVLLAIDEQSANIARGVNKKGGKSKQGAGDQGLMFGYACDETRERMPSPILYAHRLAKRLSEVRKKGILPFLRPDGKSQVTFRYEDGKPVGVDAVVVSSQHSANVSTATLRKEIRQEVINHCMGDLISKNTKIHINPTGRFVIGGPVADTGLTGRKIIVDTYGGWSRHGGGAFSGKDPSKVDRSAAYMARYVAKNIVAAKLAKRCEVQLAYAIGVAEPVSVMIDTFGTSKIPEEKISKAARKVFDLTPGGIISHLDLKRPIYRKTASYGHFGRNEKTFSWEKTDKKAELKKALKNV; encoded by the coding sequence ATGTCCCCTAAAAACTTCATATTCACGTCAGAATCCGTAACGGAAGGCCACCCGGACAAGATTGCGGATCAGGTATCAGACGCGATACTCGACGCCATGATCAAGAAGGACTCCGATAGCAGGGTCGCGTGCGAAACACTGATCACAACCGGACTCGTAGTGATCTCCGCAGAGATAACTACAGAAGCCCAGGTCAACATACAGAAGGTGGTAAGAGACACGATAAAAGAGATCGGCTACACGGACAGCGAAATGGGTTTTGACGCGAACACCTGTTCGGTTCTCCTAGCAATAGACGAGCAGTCCGCGAACATAGCACGTGGAGTCAACAAAAAAGGGGGCAAGAGCAAGCAAGGAGCCGGAGACCAGGGACTCATGTTCGGCTACGCGTGCGATGAAACCCGGGAACGCATGCCCTCCCCCATACTCTACGCTCACAGACTGGCAAAGCGTCTCTCCGAAGTAAGAAAAAAGGGGATTCTGCCGTTTTTAAGACCGGACGGAAAAAGCCAGGTCACCTTCAGGTACGAAGACGGGAAACCGGTCGGAGTGGACGCGGTAGTCGTATCATCGCAGCACTCAGCGAACGTCTCGACTGCGACCCTTAGAAAAGAAATCAGGCAGGAAGTAATAAACCACTGCATGGGAGACCTTATTTCGAAAAATACGAAAATCCATATAAACCCCACAGGCAGGTTTGTGATCGGGGGTCCCGTGGCGGACACAGGCCTCACGGGAAGAAAGATCATAGTCGACACCTACGGCGGATGGTCAAGACACGGCGGCGGGGCGTTTTCTGGAAAAGACCCCTCCAAGGTCGACAGAAGCGCGGCATACATGGCAAGGTACGTGGCGAAAAACATAGTCGCGGCCAAACTGGCCAAGCGCTGCGAGGTGCAGCTTGCCTACGCCATAGGGGTTGCGGAACCGGTTTCGGTAATGATCGATACCTTCGGCACATCGAAAATACCCGAAGAGAAGATCTCGAAAGCCGCAAGGAAAGTCTTTGACCTTACTCCCGGGGGGATAATCTCGCACCTAGATCTCAAAAGACCTATTTACAGAAAAACCGCCTCTTACGGACATTTCGGGAGAAACGAAAAGACTTTCTCGTGGGAGAAAACGGATAAAAAGGCGGAACTTAAAAAAGCCTTGAAAAATGTCTGA
- the xerD gene encoding site-specific tyrosine recombinase XerD: MDEYLDSFLVYLTMNRGLSKNTIQSYSRDISSLVAFLDKRGISDPAAVSEDEIAAFFDHLREKKLSPRSVARNIVSIKQFFRFLLTESVITEDPLRNTVSPKPAKTLPHTLSLEEVERLLREPEKGKSAEALRDRAMLEVLYATGVRVSELISLELNRVNLDHGYVITLGKGSKERIVPIGDAAIRKARDYLSDSRPKLLRERSSEYLFVTSRTGSKMSRQRFWRMIKNYALAAGIHSHITPHVLRHSFATHLLERGADLRSIQAMLGHSDISTTQIYTYVEKERLKRIHEKSHPRA, from the coding sequence ATGGATGAGTACCTCGATTCGTTCCTTGTATATCTTACGATGAACAGGGGCCTTTCGAAAAACACCATTCAGTCATATTCAAGGGACATATCATCCCTCGTGGCCTTTCTAGACAAAAGGGGTATATCCGACCCCGCCGCTGTAAGCGAAGACGAAATAGCTGCTTTTTTCGACCACCTGAGGGAAAAGAAGCTCTCCCCGAGAAGCGTGGCGAGAAACATAGTTTCCATAAAGCAGTTCTTCAGGTTCCTTCTCACAGAAAGCGTCATAACCGAGGATCCGCTAAGAAACACCGTCTCTCCCAAGCCCGCGAAAACCCTCCCCCACACTCTCTCGCTTGAAGAGGTCGAGAGGCTCCTCCGGGAGCCCGAGAAAGGCAAGTCCGCAGAGGCGCTCAGGGACCGCGCGATGCTCGAGGTTCTCTACGCCACCGGGGTCAGGGTATCGGAACTGATCTCACTTGAGCTCAACCGCGTCAATCTTGATCACGGCTACGTCATCACCCTCGGCAAAGGAAGCAAGGAGAGGATAGTTCCCATAGGCGACGCCGCCATCAGGAAAGCAAGGGACTATCTTTCAGACTCAAGACCAAAACTTCTTCGCGAAAGGAGTTCGGAGTACCTTTTCGTTACCTCCAGAACCGGCTCCAAGATGAGCCGCCAGCGCTTCTGGCGCATGATAAAGAACTACGCGCTCGCGGCGGGCATACACTCCCACATAACCCCCCACGTGCTTCGCCACTCCTTCGCCACGCACCTGCTTGAGCGGGGGGCCGACCTGCGGTCCATACAGGCCATGCTCGGTCACTCGGACATATCCACGACCCAGATATACACTTATGTCGAAAAGGAGAGGCTTAAACGCATACACGAAAAATCTCATCCAAGAGCGTAA
- a CDS encoding adenosylhomocysteinase, translated as MDYHVKDLKLAREGKLRSEWAAQEMPVLKQIEERFKKEKPLKGVRVAACLHVTTETGNLMTTLKAGGAEAYLCASNPLSTQDDVAAHLVKNHKISVFAIKGENTKTYYKHINAVLAARPHVTMDDGADLVSTLHTDRKDLIDDVIGGTEETTTGVIRLKSMADDGVLQYPIIAVNNADTKHLFDNRYGTGQSTLDGIIRATNRLVSGTTFVVAGYGWCGKGLAMRARGLGANVIVTEVEPLAGLEATMDGFRVMTMEKAAPLGDFFCTVTGNIHVIRKKHFERMKDGAIVANSGHFNVELDLDALGEITTSKRVIREYVEEHTLKNGRRINVLGGGRLINLAAAEGHPSSVMDMSFANQALCCEYMVKNGGTLENDVHDVPETIDSLISKIKLKTLGVTIDTLTAEQKKYLSSWQVGT; from the coding sequence ATGGATTACCACGTAAAAGACTTAAAGCTTGCCCGCGAGGGGAAACTGAGAAGCGAATGGGCCGCACAGGAAATGCCCGTTCTAAAGCAGATAGAGGAAAGATTCAAGAAGGAAAAGCCGCTTAAGGGAGTAAGGGTCGCCGCGTGCCTTCACGTTACCACGGAAACCGGGAACCTCATGACCACCCTTAAGGCCGGAGGAGCAGAAGCCTACCTCTGCGCGTCAAATCCCCTAAGCACTCAGGATGACGTCGCCGCCCACCTCGTAAAGAACCATAAAATCTCCGTTTTCGCGATAAAAGGGGAAAACACCAAAACCTACTACAAGCACATAAACGCCGTTCTGGCCGCCCGCCCGCACGTAACCATGGATGACGGGGCAGACCTGGTATCAACGCTGCACACGGACCGAAAAGACCTGATAGACGACGTAATCGGGGGAACCGAGGAGACCACGACCGGAGTGATAAGACTCAAGAGCATGGCGGATGACGGAGTGCTTCAGTATCCGATAATCGCCGTTAACAACGCAGATACCAAACACCTTTTCGATAACCGCTACGGCACGGGGCAGAGCACCCTTGACGGAATCATACGCGCCACCAACAGGCTTGTCTCCGGCACGACCTTCGTAGTCGCAGGATACGGCTGGTGCGGAAAAGGACTTGCCATGAGGGCCAGGGGACTGGGAGCGAACGTCATCGTGACCGAGGTTGAGCCGCTTGCGGGACTTGAGGCCACCATGGACGGATTCAGGGTAATGACGATGGAGAAGGCAGCGCCGCTTGGAGACTTCTTCTGCACCGTTACGGGCAACATACACGTCATAAGGAAAAAGCATTTTGAGAGAATGAAAGACGGGGCGATCGTAGCCAATTCAGGACACTTCAACGTGGAACTTGATCTCGACGCCCTTGGCGAGATAACGACCTCGAAAAGAGTCATAAGGGAATACGTTGAGGAACATACGCTTAAAAACGGAAGAAGGATCAACGTTCTCGGCGGAGGAAGGCTCATAAACCTCGCCGCGGCCGAGGGGCATCCTTCAAGCGTGATGGACATGAGCTTCGCCAACCAGGCGCTCTGCTGCGAGTACATGGTGAAAAACGGAGGGACACTTGAGAACGACGTTCACGACGTCCCGGAGACAATAGACAGCCTGATATCCAAGATAAAGCTTAAAACCCTGGGAGTCACCATAGACACCCTGACGGCCGAACAGAAGAAATATCTGAGTTCCTGGCAGGTCGGAACATAA